The nucleotide sequence TGTCTCGGCGGCCTCGCGAAAGCTGCGACCCCACAGTCCGCTGCCCTCGGCCGACGACGCCAGTCGCCGCCAGGGCACGGCGGTGAGGATCTCCGAGATCACCGCACTTTGTGTCACCGGTAAAAAGTCGTCGCCGTGCCAGACGTGCAGGAAGTACATCGTCGGCGAGAACCGCTGCTGCACCTTCTGGGGGTGAATGTACAGTTCGCCGTTGTGGCGGTAGATGTTGATGACGACCTGGGCGGTTTCGGCGATGGTGGCCGTCGTCTCGGCGGCGTGACAATTTCGCAGCAGGCCGAAGTACGCGATGGCCTCGACGTCATAGAGGTACGGGCAGGTCAGCAGGAAGAAGTTGCCCAGCATCTGGTCGCTGTACCAGTCGGCGGCAAGGTCCGAGAGGCAGTCGAAGATGAAATATGAGCCGTGGCCGTGCTGCTCGACGACGCGGTGGATCGCCGCCAGGAACGCCTCGAAGCCTTCCTCGGGCTTGAGTTCGTAGACGTCGGCCCCGGCGTCGTCGCCCAGCAGCGGCGGGTGCTTGGCGAAGCGGAAGTAGATGAGCTTTCGCCCGCTGCGATGGGCGGCTTGGCAGCAGGGGGCGATGAACGGGCGGTAGTTCTCGACGGTATCGACGTGGAAGACGATGTTGTCGCCGGGAATCAGTCCGCCCAGCACTTTGTCAAAGCCGGCCAAGCCTGTTCCGAGATTCGCGTCGGTTTGTGGCATACCAGTCACTTCCTATGCAGTGCCCTATGGAGTGCGGCAGCCGTAGCTGCCGCTTTTGAAGTTGTTCGGCATCCGAAAAACTGCCAAAGCGGCGGCTGCTGCCGCCGCACTCCACATGCGGCTAATTAGCGGTCATGGTGATCCCGCAAAGGATCGGCATTTGCGCCTGGGAAGGCTTTTCATGCGGACTTACCAGCTCCACTGTCAGCTTGTCGGCCACGCTGACAGCGGGGAACTCCAGGACCAGCGCTTTTGCGGGGGCGCCCGCTTCTTTTACGATGTCCAGCGCCGCTCGGACCGTCTTGCCCTGGATCTTCACGTCGAAGAGGCGCGAACCGGCCTTGTCTGCCGCCGGGGCGGCAAAATGCAGGGCTATCTTATATACGGCCGGTCCGTCGCCTGCCGCACGGGCGGGGATCGTCAACTTCCTGAGCCCATGGCCGCGGGAGTTGTAGATCCAGGGCTGATCCGTCGCGGCGACGGGATTATGAAACGCGTTGCGCCGCTGCCAGGCGCCGCCTTCGTAGAACTCGGCCTCGAGCGGCAGGGCGATGCCGCCCTCGCGGAAGTTCTCCTCGACGGGGCGCGGATACGCCAGCCACAGCAGCGACTTGTCATCGCGCAGGTCGCCCATCGCGCCGAGGTTCACCGCCAGGTTCCGCACCGGCGTGATGCCCCCGCCGCGCACGTACAGAGCGAAGTTGTTGGGGGCGTCATCATGCACCATCGCCACGCTGCACTGGATCGGCAGGGCACACTGGCAGCCGGCCCCGCCGATGGGCCACAGGGCAACGCCGTCCGCCGAGATCGACGTCACCCAGCAGTTGGCGCGCTTGGCGGAAAGGTGCTCCGTTCCCTGGTCGCGCAGCAGGTCGATGTAGCCCATGCCCTCCGACCGCCCGACGATGATGCATCCCGACGCGCTGGAGATGCCGCAGTGCTTGTACGGGCGTTGGATCTCCAAAGGCACCGCGTGGCCTGTGGTGGGATGGGGCACCATCTTCTGCTTACCGGTCTTGAGATCGAACGCCCACGGTTCGCCGTAGAGCCCGTCGCCGATGATCATCGGGCGGTGGGCGTTGCTGATCGACGAGAGCCACTTCAGGTCGCCGGTGGCCGCGTCGCGCCCGGCAGCGCCGTGATTGGGATACTTGCCCACCGGCGCTGCGCCGCCTTTGTGACCCGAGACCGGCGCCTGCACCAGGATGCCATTGTGAACCATCAGCAGGCCTTGCGCCCAAGATTTGGATCGCCGGGCGCTGACGCCGCCGCAGGCGGTCCAGTCCACCGCCCGCTTCCACCGCACTTTGCCGCTGCGCACCTCCAGCGCGGCCAGCATGCAGACCAGCCGGTCTTCCGGGTCCTTGGACAGAGCGGCCTTGGCCGACTCCGGCAGACGTGCGATGAACGGGTTCATCTCCTCGATGGCCTGCTCGTGCTGCTCGGCCGTTGCCCCGTCGTGGCCGATGAAAACCAGCCCACCGCCGGCGACGACGTTCCAGTGCAGGAACAGCCCGGGCTCGTAGGTCCAGAGCAGCTTGCCGGTGGCGGCGTCGATGCCGAAGAGCAGGTCGCTGACGCGGGCGTCGTTGTAATTCTCGACGGTCATGTGCGTCCACTTGTTGTTCTCCAGGGCGGCAAAGCCGACCGTGCGCGACCCCACCAGCACGCCCTCGACGAGCATCAGCGGGCCCCACATGCGGCGCTTGCCGTCGGGGGCGGCTGGGACTTTATATTCGCCCAGCTTGCGGCCGGTGGCGGCGTCGAGGCGAATGCATGTGTCGTGAACGACAACGAAGTATCCCTGCGGGCCGACCGCTGCGTTGCCGCCGAGGCTGTCGGCGTCGCAACGCCAGGCGGCCTGCAGCGGAACCTCCCACAGCTTGCTGCCGTTGAAGGAGTCATACGCCGACACGCCTCGCTCGGAGCAGTGGAACATCCGCCCCTGGTAGGCCAGCGGCGGCGAGGCGCCCATGTGGCGGTTGGGGCCGTCGGTCGGCCCGGGCAGGCCGAACCACTGCAGGCGCAGCGGCCCGCGAACCTGCTGGTCCTGGCTGCAGTTGGTTGCCCCCGCGCTGCCGTGGGCGTGCGTCCATGCCCCGGCGCCTTCAAGGGCGGGGCGGTTGAAGACCGCCCATTTGCCGTCGGCCTTGGCTGACGCCAGCGGCGTCTGGCCCGCCCATGCCGTGAAGCCTTCGCCCTGGGGCAGCACCACCCAGCCGCGAATCGGCGCGACGATGCGGTGCATTTCTTCGGCGCTGCCGGGCAACTTTCCGCTCAACACGGCGGTTTCAGACACCACGAGGTTGGCGAAGTACTTTGTGTACGGCAGACGCTCCAGCGGCCATTGCTCTACCACGACGCGACCTCCCCAGAGGCCTGCAGTCTCTAGCATCTTTCGTGCGGCCGCCACTTTGGCTGCGTCGGGTGAGACGCCGTAGATCTTCAGTTGCGTCCGTCGCGCCAACTCCAGCGCCAGTTCGCCCGTCTCGACGCCGTAGATCACAGCGTAGCCCTTGGTCGCCTCGGGGGCCAACTGGAGGACGCGATCGGCGGCGGACTTGATCGCCGGAGAGACCGGCGGGGTGAATAGTGGGACGGGGACGAAGCCGGCGTTTTTGCTCGGCGGCGAGCCAAAGCAATAGATGCGGCCGCTGTCGGTCGAGACAAGCAGCTTGCCGTCGGCAACGGCCAGGCTCAGGGCCGAGCCTTCCACCGCGACCTTCCAGAGCTCTTTGCCATCGGCGGCATTGAGGCCGACGACGGCGTTGAGCGCGCCGACGATGAGCGTCTTGCCGGCGAGGATCACGCTCTGAGGCCCGTTGATGGCGTATTCCCAGGCCACGGTGGGCTCGGAAGGCGCGGCGCCGCCGCGGCGGGCGGCGGCTTCATCCTGCCCGCGCGGCGCGGGCACGCGCCAGGCCTGCACCTTGTCCATCAGCTCCTGCCCCTGTTTGACGCTGACGCCGCAGCTATAGATGATGCCCTCGCGCACGACGATCTGCCCGCCGGTGGGCAACCCTTTGACCTTGGGGTTGCTCCAGGAGCTGATCGCCTCGGGCAGGGCGCCATCGATGGCGAAGGTGTTGGTGCTCTCCCACCCGGCGTACAACAGCCCGCCAAAGAGCGTGTTGAACGACCCGCCGCCGGCATGGATATGCGTGCGGCAGAGCAGATCGCCGCTGCGGCGGTCGAACAGCGCCGGCGCCAGGCGGCCGCGAGGCATGACCAGCAGGCGCGCATCGGCCAGCAGGTAGCCCAGCGGCACGATCTGGGCCATCGGCTTTTCGCCCTCGCGGTCGTTCTTCCAGATCACGCGACCGCTCTTGGCGTCGACGGCGTAGAGGAAGATGCCGCTGTTGGGAAAGATGCCGGCCGCGAAGTACGCCACGCCGTCCTGCACCAGCACGCCCGTGCGCACCGGCCAGAGGGAGATGAGGTTGCCGTCGCCGGGGATCCGCAAGTCCGACGGCGCCGCTCGCAGCGACCAGACCTTGGATCCATCGGCCGCATTGAGGCAGTGCACCCAGCCGTCGTCGCCGCCGAAGTAGACTTTGCCGTCGGCCACGCCCGGCGCTAGGCGCACCGGTCCACCGGTGGGGAATGTCCAGAGCGTTTTTCCGCTGGCGGCGTCGAGGCAGCGGACCACGCCGTCGCCGACGGAACCGAAGAACACGCGCCCGCCGGCAGCGACCGCGCTGTCGCAGCGGTCGAAGTCGATCCGGCGGCGCTCGATGCGCCCGCCGAATCCGTTGGTGCCGTAGGTGAGCCCAGGCCCGAAAGCCGGCTGGGGCGCGAAGGGCGCTCGGTACTCCCACATGCTCACCGTCGGCGCGGCGGCGAAGTCTTCATCGGTGACGCCGCTTCGCGCTGCGTCGCGGCGGAAGGTCGGCCAGTCGGCCGCCTGTGCGGCAGTGGCGAAAGCGAGCACCAACATGACCAGATACACCGGCAGACGCAAAGAACTCAGCATATCCTCTCTCCGGGGTGCGATATTGCACGGACTCATTATGCGCGATCTAACGGCTGTGGCATAAAACTAAACGTCCTGCGCCTTGGATGGGTGTCGTGGCGGGAGGGCTGCGAAAGAAGCCCGACAGCCACGACGGGCCTGGGGCAGTCGTGGCTCTGGGGGCCTTCGGCCCTGCGCGCCACGGCACCCCGGACCGGTTCGCGGTTCCCAACTCACCAAAAAAACACCGGGAACCGGGCAAGTCTTACCCGGTTCCCGGTTCCGTTGTTCCCGGTTCCTGCTGTTAGACGACGCCCTGGGCCATCATGGCGTTGGCGACTTTGACGAACCCGGCGATGTTGGCGCCGGCGACGAGGTCGCCCTTCTTGCCGTAGGCCTCGGCGGCCTGTATGCACTGATCGTACACGGCGTTCATGATCTGCTTGAGGCGGTTGTCGACTTCATCGAATGGCCAGTTCAGGCGCATCGAGTTCTGCGACATTTCCAGGGCGCTGGTGGCCACGCCGCCGGCATTGGCGGCCTTGGCCGGGGCGAACGACACGCCGGACTTCTGGAAGATCTCGACGGCTTCGGGCGTCGAGGGCATGTTGGCGCCTTCGCCGACGGCGATGCACTTGTTCTTGACCAGCGCCTTGGCGGCGTCGGCGTCGATCTCGTTCTGGGTGGCCGAGGGCAGGGCGATGTCGCAGGGCACGGTCCAGATGCCCGTCCAGCTATTGGTGTACTGGGCGGTCTTGTGCTCGGCGGTGTAGTCTTTGATGCGCCCGCGCTCGACTTCCTTGATCCGCTGAACGGTGGCCAGCTTGATCCCGCCCTCGTCGACGATGTAGCCGTTGCTGTCGCTCATCGCCACGACGGTGGCGCCGAGTTGCTGAACCTTCTGGGCGGCGTAGATCGCCACGTTGCCGCTACCGGAAATCGTGACCTTCTTGCCCTTCCAGTCGGTCTTGCGGTCCTGCAGCATGCGGCTGACCAGGTACACCAGGCCGTAACCCGTCGCTTCGGTCCGCACCAGCGAGCCGCCCCAGCCGATGCCCTTGCCCGTCAGCACGCCGGTGAAGCTGTTGGTGAGCTTCTTGTACTGGCCGAACATGTATCCGACCTCGCGGCCGCCGACGCCGATGTCGCCGGCGGGGACGTCGCAGTCGGGTCCGATGTGGCGGAAGAGTTCGCTCATGAAGCTCTGGCAGAAGGCCATGACTTCATTGTCGCTCTTGCCCTTGGGGTCGAAGTCGCTGCCGCCCTTGCCGCCGCCGATGGGGGTGGTGGTCAGGGCGTTCTTGAAGATCTGCTCGAAACCCAGGAACTTGATGATGCCCAGGTACACCGAGGGATGGAACCGCAGGCCGCCCTTGTATGGGCCGATGGCGCTGCTGAACTGCACGCGGAAACCGCGGTTGATCTGGATGTTGCCCTTGTCGTCGACCCAGGGCACGCGGAACATGACCTGGCGCTCGGGCTCGACGAGTCGCTCCATGATCTTCATCTTGGCCAGCTCGGGGCGCTTGGCGACGACGACTTCGACCGACTCGGCCACTTCCCGAACCGCCTGATGAAACTCCGGCTCGTCCGGGTTGCGCGAGGTGACCAGACCCATGATATTGTCGACGAATGCAGACACGTTCAGACTCCTTCCGCTTTGATTGCCGTTTGAGACGCACAGCTCTGTCACGCGACATTGCGAATCACCTTAGCAATAAGTTGTTTTGGCGTCCAATTACTTGATCTAATACCCCGTAGACCAGATTCTAATAGCATTCAGGATGGCGCGGCGGTAGAACAGCGGATGGACGATTAGCGGCAGTAATGCCGAAAAGCTTACCACAGAGGCACAGAGGGCTCTGAGTGAACAACAAAGCAGAAACAGGAACAAAGAGAGATAAATAAAAGACCCAGTTCGGGTGGTCGCCATATGTGCGATGAGCACGAAGAAGTTTGAGCCGCTGAGGTCGCTGAGGACGCAGAGGAAGAAGAAAGCATGGAATGATGGAATGAGGACAAGGGCAATGGTTCCGGCTTCGTTTCCATTATTCCATTATTCCAGTATTCCACCATTCCTCTTCGTTCCCTTCTCCCTCAGCGACCTCAGCGACCTCAGCGGCTAATGCCGCCGCGGTAAGTTTTCCGGAGACGCCATGGACATCGCCGCATTGAAAGTGTTCTGCGACCTGGTCGAGACCGGCAGCTTCACACGCTCTGCCGAGGCCGGGGGCATTTCGCAGTCGGCGGTATCGCAGCGTTTGGCGCGGCTCGAGGCGGCGCTGGGGACGCAACTGCTCTCGCGCAGCGGGGCGGTGATCGCCCCGACGGAGGCTGGGCAGTCGCTCTATCGCGGGGCCAAGGACATCGTCCGCCGCTACGAGCAGATGCTCGGCGAGATCACCACCGTCCGCGACAGCGCTGTGGGCGTCCTGCGCGTGGGCACCATCTACTCGGTGGGCTTCTACCTGCTCGACGGTTACATCCGGCGCTTCCTCACCGAGCGCCCCGGCGTCAAGCTGCAGGTCGAGTACACCGACGCCACGCGCATCACCGAATCGCTGCTCAACGCGCAGATGGACCTGGGCGTCGTCGCCGAACCGGCCCGCCACCGCTCCCTCGAAGCCGTGCCGCTGATGTCCGAGCCGCTGGTGATGGTCTGTTCGCCCGACCACCGCCTGGCCCTGCGCCGAAGCATCGTGCCCGCCGAACTGGGCGGCGAGCGGTTCGTGGCGTTCGCCGAAGGGCTGCCCACGCGGCGGTTGATCGACCGGATCCTCGGGCGCTACCAGGTCAAGGTCAACGTCGTGCTGGAGTTCGACAACATCGACACGCTCAAGCGGGCCGTCGAGGTCAACGCCGGGCTGAGCATCCTGCCCGAAGCCTCCGTCCAGCGAGAACGCACCGACGGGCACTTGTGCACCGTGCCCGTCAAGGCCGCCACTCAGTGGGTTCGCCGAATCGACATTGTCCGCCGCCGCGGTAAGGCCCCCAGCCGCGCCGAACAGGACTTCATGACCATGCTTCGTTCGCCCCAACTACCTTGATTATAGTCACTGGACAGGTCTGGACAGGCGGGCAAAGATTTGCCGTGTCAAAACACCGGGGAAAACTGCAATTTCAAAATATTCCTTCGCGCAGTGGACAGGTGGTTTCTGCAACTCGGGAACAGTATTGTGCTGTCGGATGTCGCTGCCGGACGGGATTGTCTGCCTGGCCCCAAGTCCGGCCTGGAAATGTCCATAACATGCTTATAGATAATGTGTTACATTAACAGCCAGGATATGCAAAACGCCTGAAACAGACAAGAAAGAACAACAGGCAGACAACGGATCTTCTTCTTGCTGCGGTGACAAACCAAATGCTGCACTTGAGGTCTACCGCCTCTGTGAGCTCTGTGTCTCTGTGCCCATAGCACAAAGGATACGGCCGCGCAGGTTGTAGGAAAAATCGCAGAACCCCTGCGGTCATGTCCGGTTCAATGGGACTGGCAGGCATAGTCTGCGCGGGACGGGGCGGGGGGTTGAGTCTTGCGCCAGGGTCAGCTATGGTGTTGGGTCCTTTTTCGCACGAGGTGATGCTGTGATGAAAGACATCGCTGAAAACAGATGGTCGCTGGTTTTGACATGGGCGATTGTGGCTGCGGCCATCGCTGCCGCGCCGGTCGTTGCGACGGCGCAAGACGCCCAACCGTCGGACCCGGCGCTCGATCAGTACTACAACGCCAACGCCCTGTACAACCGCAAGCTCTTCAAGCTCGCCGTCGACGAATATGAGAAGTTCCTGCAGGCGTATCCCCAGCACGCCAAGGCCGGCATGGCGCGCTATGGGTTGGGGCTGAGCTACTACTTTATGAAGGACTGGGCCAAGGCCGCTGGGCTGCTGGACCAGTCGATGCAGGACGCCGCCGTGCCCGACAAGGACGCCGTCAGCAACAAGCTCGGGTCGGCGTACCTGGCGCTGGACAAGAACGAGCTGGCCGAGAAGGCCTTCACCTACAGCGCCGGCAACGCCAAGGATGAGAATCGCAAGATCGAGGGGCTCGTGGGCCTGACCGAATCGCGCTTCCGCCAGGAGAAGTGGGATTTGACGATCGCCGCGGCTGACCAGTTCATGGCCGTCGGCGCCAAGTCGTCTTTCGCCCCGCACGTGCAGTTCCTGGGCGCCATCGCCCGCTTCCGCACCGCCAAGTACGAAGAAGCGGCCAAGGTCTTCGCCGCGATCGTCGCCGACCAAGCGCCATCCTCTTATAAGCATCCGGCGACGTACCTGCTGGCCGAGTGCAAGCGCGAGGCCGGGGCGCTGGAGGAATCGATCCCGCTGTACACGCAGGCGGCTGTCAAGGACAGCGGCGCCTACGCTGAAGAGGCTCACTACCGCCTGGGGTACGTGTGCTTCATGCTCAAGAAGTACGATCAGTCCATCGCCCAGTTCACCACGTTCCTGGCGGCGTATCCCAAGAGCACGCAGGCGCCCAAGGCCTCGCTGTACCTGGGCCGCTCGCAGTTCGAGGCCAAGCAGTTTCCCCAGGCTGTCGCGACCCTCACCCCGCTGACGACCCTGCCCGACGTGGGGCCCGATGCCACCTTGTGGCTGGCCAAGAGCAATGCCGCCCAGAAGCAGTTCGCCCAGATCGAAACCGCATTGACCGCCGCGATGCCCGCGCTCAAGGCCTCGCCCCTGGCGGCGGAGTTGTACTTCGAACTCGGCGACGCCCAGCGCGAACTGGCCAAGTATAAGGAAGGCGCCGCCTCCTTCGCCCTGGCCGTCACGGCGGGAGGCGACAAGCCTCTGGCCGCCGTGGCCTTGTACCTCCAGGCGTTCTGCCTGCACAAGGCCGCCGACTATCCCACCAGCCTGGCCCTGTGCCAGGCGTACCTGGCCAAGTATCCCAAGGGCGCTCAGGCCGAAGACGCCGCCTTCCTGCAGGCCGAGAACCTGATGCTCACCGCCAAGATCGACGAGGCCCTGGCCGCCTACGGCGCCTACCTCGGGGCGTATCCCAAAGGACAGTACCTCGCCACCGCCCAGATGCGAACGGGCGAAGGGCTCTACCAGAAGCAGGACTGGGCCAAGA is from Planctomycetaceae bacterium and encodes:
- a CDS encoding PQQ-binding-like beta-propeller repeat protein, whose amino-acid sequence is MLSSLRLPVYLVMLVLAFATAAQAADWPTFRRDAARSGVTDEDFAAAPTVSMWEYRAPFAPQPAFGPGLTYGTNGFGGRIERRRIDFDRCDSAVAAGGRVFFGSVGDGVVRCLDAASGKTLWTFPTGGPVRLAPGVADGKVYFGGDDGWVHCLNAADGSKVWSLRAAPSDLRIPGDGNLISLWPVRTGVLVQDGVAYFAAGIFPNSGIFLYAVDAKSGRVIWKNDREGEKPMAQIVPLGYLLADARLLVMPRGRLAPALFDRRSGDLLCRTHIHAGGGSFNTLFGGLLYAGWESTNTFAIDGALPEAISSWSNPKVKGLPTGGQIVVREGIIYSCGVSVKQGQELMDKVQAWRVPAPRGQDEAAARRGGAAPSEPTVAWEYAINGPQSVILAGKTLIVGALNAVVGLNAADGKELWKVAVEGSALSLAVADGKLLVSTDSGRIYCFGSPPSKNAGFVPVPLFTPPVSPAIKSAADRVLQLAPEATKGYAVIYGVETGELALELARRTQLKIYGVSPDAAKVAAARKMLETAGLWGGRVVVEQWPLERLPYTKYFANLVVSETAVLSGKLPGSAEEMHRIVAPIRGWVVLPQGEGFTAWAGQTPLASAKADGKWAVFNRPALEGAGAWTHAHGSAGATNCSQDQQVRGPLRLQWFGLPGPTDGPNRHMGASPPLAYQGRMFHCSERGVSAYDSFNGSKLWEVPLQAAWRCDADSLGGNAAVGPQGYFVVVHDTCIRLDAATGRKLGEYKVPAAPDGKRRMWGPLMLVEGVLVGSRTVGFAALENNKWTHMTVENYNDARVSDLLFGIDAATGKLLWTYEPGLFLHWNVVAGGGLVFIGHDGATAEQHEQAIEEMNPFIARLPESAKAALSKDPEDRLVCMLAALEVRSGKVRWKRAVDWTACGGVSARRSKSWAQGLLMVHNGILVQAPVSGHKGGAAPVGKYPNHGAAGRDAATGDLKWLSSISNAHRPMIIGDGLYGEPWAFDLKTGKQKMVPHPTTGHAVPLEIQRPYKHCGISSASGCIIVGRSEGMGYIDLLRDQGTEHLSAKRANCWVTSISADGVALWPIGGAGCQCALPIQCSVAMVHDDAPNNFALYVRGGGITPVRNLAVNLGAMGDLRDDKSLLWLAYPRPVEENFREGGIALPLEAEFYEGGAWQRRNAFHNPVAATDQPWIYNSRGHGLRKLTIPARAAGDGPAVYKIALHFAAPAADKAGSRLFDVKIQGKTVRAALDIVKEAGAPAKALVLEFPAVSVADKLTVELVSPHEKPSQAQMPILCGITMTAN
- the gdhA gene encoding NADP-specific glutamate dehydrogenase translates to MSAFVDNIMGLVTSRNPDEPEFHQAVREVAESVEVVVAKRPELAKMKIMERLVEPERQVMFRVPWVDDKGNIQINRGFRVQFSSAIGPYKGGLRFHPSVYLGIIKFLGFEQIFKNALTTTPIGGGKGGSDFDPKGKSDNEVMAFCQSFMSELFRHIGPDCDVPAGDIGVGGREVGYMFGQYKKLTNSFTGVLTGKGIGWGGSLVRTEATGYGLVYLVSRMLQDRKTDWKGKKVTISGSGNVAIYAAQKVQQLGATVVAMSDSNGYIVDEGGIKLATVQRIKEVERGRIKDYTAEHKTAQYTNSWTGIWTVPCDIALPSATQNEIDADAAKALVKNKCIAVGEGANMPSTPEAVEIFQKSGVSFAPAKAANAGGVATSALEMSQNSMRLNWPFDEVDNRLKQIMNAVYDQCIQAAEAYGKKGDLVAGANIAGFVKVANAMMAQGVV
- a CDS encoding LysR family transcriptional regulator, whose translation is MDIAALKVFCDLVETGSFTRSAEAGGISQSAVSQRLARLEAALGTQLLSRSGAVIAPTEAGQSLYRGAKDIVRRYEQMLGEITTVRDSAVGVLRVGTIYSVGFYLLDGYIRRFLTERPGVKLQVEYTDATRITESLLNAQMDLGVVAEPARHRSLEAVPLMSEPLVMVCSPDHRLALRRSIVPAELGGERFVAFAEGLPTRRLIDRILGRYQVKVNVVLEFDNIDTLKRAVEVNAGLSILPEASVQRERTDGHLCTVPVKAATQWVRRIDIVRRRGKAPSRAEQDFMTMLRSPQLP